A window of Solea senegalensis isolate Sse05_10M unplaced genomic scaffold, IFAPA_SoseM_1 scf7180000012860, whole genome shotgun sequence genomic DNA:
GGACTCCGTTCACTGTGAGCCTCCAgctcctctcacacactcatttaaaCTCTTTTGTgagtgaagagaaaacacaagtgtcccggtgtccacgctgcacacaggagcCGTGGCTGCATTGAGTCTTCACGGTTCTCATGTTGCGTTCAAGTACCGCCTCCTCTCTGAGTGCTCTCCAATAATCCGCTCTCTTTCACAGCGATCGTTGTCAGTCTGAGCTCAACTTAGAAACCACGAATCATGGCAGAAGTAGCTCCAGCTCCAGCCGCCGCCGCCCCGGCCAAAGCAGCCAAGAAGAAGGCGGCTTCCAAGCCGAAGAAGGTCGGCCCCAGCGTCAGGGAACTCATCGTTCAAGCCGTGGCCGCGTCCAAGGAGAGGAGCGGCGTGTCGGCGGCCGCCGTCAAGAAGGCTCTGGCTGCCGGAGGCTACGACGTGGACAAGAACAAGGTCCGCGTCAAGACCGCCATCAAGACTCTGGTGTTGAAAGGAACTCTGGTCCAGACCAAGGGAAGCGGGGCCTCCGGATCTTTCAAGATGAACAAGAAGGTAGAAGCCAAGAAGCCAGCACAGAAGGCCGCTCTTAAAGCCAAGAAGCCCGCCGCCAAGAAACCCGCAGCGGCCAAAAAGCCCAAGGCAACGGCAGCTAAGAAGCCAGCAGCTGCTAAAAAGTCTCCTAAGAAGGTGAAGAAACCGGCAGCGGCCAAGAAAGTAGCCAAGAGCCCCAAGAAGGTGGCGACCAAGAGCTCCAAGAAGGTGGCAACCAAGAGCCCCAAGAAGGTGGCAGCGAAGAAGGTGGTGAAGAAGGCTCCAGCAGCCAAGAAATCTCCCGCCAAGAAGGTCGCCAAACCCAAAGTGAAGAAGACAACAGCCAAGAAGAAGTGAGCTGTCCTCACTGAGACATGTCCATCCTGTTCaaaggctcttttaagagccacacacttgTGTCCGCTAAGAGCTCAGCCATCTTCTCTAATATtattgatgattattattattataatatagtaTTTTGTGTACATATAAAAGCTGATGTCTATAATATTCATTGAATATATGGTGcaacatatattattttaattaaatgtttttagaaGTACAAAGTAATAACTGCTTTATTCAATGTGTCATGTGCTCTACATCACTTGACTATAGACGTGAGAGATTATGACATTGTATTTACACTCAGACCTCAGAATAATCAAATGTGTAATAACTGAAGAGAGACAATGTAACAAGTAAAACATGTAATACTCGTGTATTACAGGGTTTAGAAAGTCATTGTGTTCTTGATCAACAGACATTTGAGGTATCACATAATCATATACTGTGCCCTGTTAATACAAATATTGAAATGACTTACACACCAAAGACttgcagagagaaacacaacagtgttccacgtatatatttatatgttatgTATAACGTataacatatgtatatgtacattgtgttgcattgtttctTTCACTTCCCTCTTCATTGTATCAGTCTCATCTTAATGACTGAATCATGTGTTAATGTATATTTTCACTACACTAACACAGTATATTtgatgtatatataaaatgatgcaTGACATCATTCACAACATATTGTGAATGGAATATATTGTTTGATGtttattatatatcattattaataaacatCAACATACATATACCTGCAAATGAACGGTGAAAATACATTTACCAAATAAAGTATGCTGGTTTATTTTGATCACATTGGGTTCATATTTCACTGAGAATGTTCATAAAACAAGTTTGTTGCGCTGTTAGTGAcatttaatatctttatatttttaGAGACATGGacagttttactgtattttgaagaggaggatgagcagtttttcagagtgagtgtgtggctcttaaaagagccttttgtttgtttgtttgcggaGTTGATGTGGTTTACTTGGACTTAGCGGCCTTCTCGGTCTTCTTGGGCAGAAGAACAGCCTGGATGTTGGGCAGCACGCCGCCCTGAGCGATGGGCACTCCGCCCAGGAGTTTGTTGAGCTCCTCGTCGTTGCGGACGGCCAGCTGCAGGTGGCGGGGGATGATACGGGTCTTCTTGTTGTCGCGGGCGGCGTTTCCAGCCAGCTCCAGGATCTCAGCGGTCAGGTACTCGAGCACAGCGGCCAGGTAGACGGGGGCGCCGGCACCCACACGATGAGCGTAGTTGCCTTTGCGCAGCAGCCTGTGAACACGACCGACCGGGAACTGGAGTCCAGCACGAGAGGAGCGGGTCTTTGCCTTAGCGCGGGCTTTTCCGCCGGTTTTACCTCTTCCTGACATGGTTAATTTTTACTAGATTTTTCTGACAAACTCAGAGAAACTGTGACTCGACTAACGCAAACCCTCCTTTATATGTCCACGAAAGAGCGGAGACTCCTGCCAGACcaaccagagcagagcagcagagggggGATCACCCTCTGTCCTTTCAAGCGACTTTTGTCCAATAAGCAGCGGGGTCTCGGGCTCCTCTGGGCGGCGCTGTGTTCACCACCAATCAGGAGCCGGAGGACTGAAGCAGCGTCACCGTGTCACAGCTGCTCCCACAGTTTAAGAGCAGAGAGTCGCTCGTGTCTGCTTCACTTTTTCTCCTGTTGAAAGCAACAAGCAGAAACATGGCAAGAACCAAGCAAACCGCCCGTAAATCTACCGGAGGTAAAGCTCCCAGGAAGCAGCTGGCCACCAAGGCTGCGCGTAAGAGCGCGCCTGCCACCGGCGGCGTGAAGAAGCCTCACCGTTACAGGCCCGGTACCGTGGCTCTCCGAGAGATCCGTCGCTACCAGAAATCCACGGAGCTGCTGATCCGCAAGCTGCCCTTCCAGCGCCTGGTGAGAGAGATCGCTCAGGACTTCAAGACCGACCTGCGCTTCCAGAGCTCCGCGGTCATGGCTCTGCAGGAGTCCAGCGAGGCTTACCTGGTCGGCCTGTTCGAGGACACCAACCTGTGCGCCATCCACGCCAAGAGAGTCACCATCATGCCCAAGGACATCCAGCTGGCCCGCCGCATCCGTGGAGAGAGAGCTTAAACTCTGTGCTGCTTCACTAACCTCCACcacaacggctcttttaagagccacctCACTCTCAACTCTAGACAACATATCTCTGCTGCGACTTAACAATCAATAGTTGTCTattatgaataaacaaatatgaTTTATTACAGTATCACTAAAATCAAAGCTGTCATCATAAATGTGGTAAACACTGACAGAACTATACTGTTCAAACTGTTACAGTAGAGAAAAGTGTCCTTAACTTCATTTATAAAGTAGTCTCATCCTTATTTACTGACTGCCAACTGCTGATTAACGAAAGTGTTAttgttttacatatatattatatatactataagAACCCACACCAATGTCTCCTTTTATAGCACCCTCCTGAACATGTCTTGTCACATCATTTCATATAATAGGAGGTGATGCTATAGTAATAGCAGCTCATTTCTAATGTAATGACTTGGTAAGTACAATAGTTATAAGATGGTcatgttattttcataataataattttgatgTGTTGTAGGTTGATCAGTTATCAATTATGTGAAATGT
This region includes:
- the LOC122760037 gene encoding histone H1-like → MAEVAPAPAAAAPAKAAKKKAASKPKKVGPSVRELIVQAVAASKERSGVSAAAVKKALAAGGYDVDKNKVRVKTAIKTLVLKGTLVQTKGSGASGSFKMNKKVEAKKPAQKAALKAKKPAAKKPAAAKKPKATAAKKPAAAKKSPKKVKKPAAAKKVAKSPKKVATKSSKKVATKSPKKVAAKKVVKKAPAAKKSPAKKVAKPKVKKTTAKKK
- the LOC122760034 gene encoding histone H2A-like, producing MSGRGKTGGKARAKAKTRSSRAGLQFPVGRVHRLLRKGNYAHRVGAGAPVYLAAVLEYLTAEILELAGNAARDNKKTRIIPRHLQLAVRNDEELNKLLGGVPIAQGGVLPNIQAVLLPKKTEKAAKSK
- the LOC122760036 gene encoding histone H3: MARTKQTARKSTGGKAPRKQLATKAARKSAPATGGVKKPHRYRPGTVALREIRRYQKSTELLIRKLPFQRLVREIAQDFKTDLRFQSSAVMALQESSEAYLVGLFEDTNLCAIHAKRVTIMPKDIQLARRIRGERA